A stretch of the Elephas maximus indicus isolate mEleMax1 chromosome 3, mEleMax1 primary haplotype, whole genome shotgun sequence genome encodes the following:
- the TNFRSF4 gene encoding tumor necrosis factor receptor superfamily member 4 isoform X1: MCEGTRLLVPCMALLLLALALSCSATLNCKGPTYPSGSRCCNECQPGYGMESRCDDSGDTVCQLCKPGYYNEAFNYEACRPCTQCNERSGSESVQSCTPTRDTVCHCRPGTQPQGGYKPGVDCAPCPPGHFSPGHNQACKPWTDCTSTGKRTLQPASNSSDAVCEDRSPPATTLLWSTQHLPALPTPAQPTTAQPGASQRPPEAPTGPPRGKEPGLTPSRPCAGCHPGPEPGPGPAECHGCCASPNPVPPGLEAATHCPEAPWGQQLPDPHPRGACRRVLCPGQGLNGASAPSPSRIQKVLAGPSRCHCSLNPCVPSAPF; encoded by the exons ATGTGCGAGGGGACGCGGCTGTTGGTGCCCTGCATGGCCCTGCTGCTCCTGGCACTGGCACTCAGCTGTTCGGCCACGCTCAACTGCAAGGGGCCCACCTACCCCAGCGGCAGCAGGTGCTGCAATGAGTGCCAGCCTG GTTATGGGATGGAGAGTCGCTGCGATGACTCCGGTGACACCGTGTGCCAGCTGTGCAAGCCCGGTTACTACAATGAGGCTTTCAACTATGAGGCCTGCAGGCCCTGCACGCAGTGCAACGAGA GAAGTGGAAGTGAGTCCGTGCAGAGCTGCACACCCACGAGGGACACTGTCTGCCACTGCAGGCCGGGCACCCAGCCCCAGGGCGGCTACAAGCCAGGAGTCG ACTGCGCCCCCTGCCCACCGGGACACTTTTCCCCGGGCCACAACCAGGCTTGTAAGCCCTGGACCGA CTGTACCTCCACTGGGAAGCGCACCCTGCAGCCAGCCAGCAACAGCTCAGATGCAGTCTGTGAGGACAGAAGCCCTCCGGCCACCACGCTACTTTGGAGCACCCAGCACCTCCCAGCCCTACCCACCCCTGCCCAGCCCACCACTGCCCAGCCTGGGGCCTCACAAAGGCCTCCTGAAGCTCCAACAGGCCCCCCCAGGGGTAAGGAACCTGGCCTTACCCCAAGCAG GCCCTGCGCTGGCTGCCATCCTGGGCCtgagcctgggcctgggcctgctgAGTGCCATGGCTGCTGTGCTAGTCCTAATCCTGTACCGCCAGGCCTGGAGGCCGCCACCCACTGCCCTGAAGCCCCCTG GGGGCAACAGCTTCCGGACCCCCATCCAAGAGGAGCATGCCGACGAGTACTCTGTCCTGGCCAAGGTCTGAACGGAGCCAGCGCCCCCTCCCCAAGCCGCATTCAGAAGGTTCTGGCTGGACCAAGCCGCTGCCACTGCTCCCTGAACCCCTGTGTCCCCTCTGCGCCGTTTTAG
- the TNFRSF4 gene encoding tumor necrosis factor receptor superfamily member 4 isoform X3: MCEGTRLLVPCMALLLLALALSCSATLNCKGPTYPSGSRCCNECQPGYGMESRCDDSGDTVCQLCKPGYYNEAFNYEACRPCTQCNERSGSESVQSCTPTRDTVCHCRPGTQPQGGYKPGVDCAPCPPGHFSPGHNQACKPWTDCTSTGKRTLQPASNSSDAVCEDRSPPATTLLWSTQHLPALPTPAQPTTAQPGASQRPPEAPTGPPRGPALAAILGLSLGLGLLSAMAAVLVLILYRQAWRPPPTALKPPGGNSFRTPIQEEHADEYSVLAKV; encoded by the exons ATGTGCGAGGGGACGCGGCTGTTGGTGCCCTGCATGGCCCTGCTGCTCCTGGCACTGGCACTCAGCTGTTCGGCCACGCTCAACTGCAAGGGGCCCACCTACCCCAGCGGCAGCAGGTGCTGCAATGAGTGCCAGCCTG GTTATGGGATGGAGAGTCGCTGCGATGACTCCGGTGACACCGTGTGCCAGCTGTGCAAGCCCGGTTACTACAATGAGGCTTTCAACTATGAGGCCTGCAGGCCCTGCACGCAGTGCAACGAGA GAAGTGGAAGTGAGTCCGTGCAGAGCTGCACACCCACGAGGGACACTGTCTGCCACTGCAGGCCGGGCACCCAGCCCCAGGGCGGCTACAAGCCAGGAGTCG ACTGCGCCCCCTGCCCACCGGGACACTTTTCCCCGGGCCACAACCAGGCTTGTAAGCCCTGGACCGA CTGTACCTCCACTGGGAAGCGCACCCTGCAGCCAGCCAGCAACAGCTCAGATGCAGTCTGTGAGGACAGAAGCCCTCCGGCCACCACGCTACTTTGGAGCACCCAGCACCTCCCAGCCCTACCCACCCCTGCCCAGCCCACCACTGCCCAGCCTGGGGCCTCACAAAGGCCTCCTGAAGCTCCAACAGGCCCCCCCAGGG GCCCTGCGCTGGCTGCCATCCTGGGCCtgagcctgggcctgggcctgctgAGTGCCATGGCTGCTGTGCTAGTCCTAATCCTGTACCGCCAGGCCTGGAGGCCGCCACCCACTGCCCTGAAGCCCCCTG GGGGCAACAGCTTCCGGACCCCCATCCAAGAGGAGCATGCCGACGAGTACTCTGTCCTGGCCAAGGTCTGA
- the TNFRSF4 gene encoding tumor necrosis factor receptor superfamily member 4 isoform X2, with product MCEGTRLLVPCMALLLLALALSCSATLNCKGPTYPSGSRCCNECQPGYGMESRCDDSGDTVCQLCKPGYYNEAFNYEACRPCTQCNERSGSESVQSCTPTRDTVCHCRPGTQPQGGYKPGVDCAPCPPGHFSPGHNQACKPWTDCTSTGKRTLQPASNSSDAVCEDRSPPATTLLWSTQHLPALPTPAQPTTAQPGASQRPPEAPTGPPRVLSPTGPALAAILGLSLGLGLLSAMAAVLVLILYRQAWRPPPTALKPPGGNSFRTPIQEEHADEYSVLAKV from the exons ATGTGCGAGGGGACGCGGCTGTTGGTGCCCTGCATGGCCCTGCTGCTCCTGGCACTGGCACTCAGCTGTTCGGCCACGCTCAACTGCAAGGGGCCCACCTACCCCAGCGGCAGCAGGTGCTGCAATGAGTGCCAGCCTG GTTATGGGATGGAGAGTCGCTGCGATGACTCCGGTGACACCGTGTGCCAGCTGTGCAAGCCCGGTTACTACAATGAGGCTTTCAACTATGAGGCCTGCAGGCCCTGCACGCAGTGCAACGAGA GAAGTGGAAGTGAGTCCGTGCAGAGCTGCACACCCACGAGGGACACTGTCTGCCACTGCAGGCCGGGCACCCAGCCCCAGGGCGGCTACAAGCCAGGAGTCG ACTGCGCCCCCTGCCCACCGGGACACTTTTCCCCGGGCCACAACCAGGCTTGTAAGCCCTGGACCGA CTGTACCTCCACTGGGAAGCGCACCCTGCAGCCAGCCAGCAACAGCTCAGATGCAGTCTGTGAGGACAGAAGCCCTCCGGCCACCACGCTACTTTGGAGCACCCAGCACCTCCCAGCCCTACCCACCCCTGCCCAGCCCACCACTGCCCAGCCTGGGGCCTCACAAAGGCCTCCTGAAGCTCCAACAGGCCCCCCCAGGG TCCTGTCCCCCACAGGCCCTGCGCTGGCTGCCATCCTGGGCCtgagcctgggcctgggcctgctgAGTGCCATGGCTGCTGTGCTAGTCCTAATCCTGTACCGCCAGGCCTGGAGGCCGCCACCCACTGCCCTGAAGCCCCCTG GGGGCAACAGCTTCCGGACCCCCATCCAAGAGGAGCATGCCGACGAGTACTCTGTCCTGGCCAAGGTCTGA
- the SDF4 gene encoding 45 kDa calcium-binding protein, translating to MSCLVMASRLASPRSRALCCLWLVLAYVSARPANHSAVRERVTNREENEILPPDHLNGVKMEMDGHLNKEFHQEVFLGKARDEFEEDSEPRRSRRKLMVIFSKVDVNADRKISAKEMQRWIMEKTAEHFQEAVRENKLHFRAVDPDGDGRVSWDEYQLKFLVSKGHNEREIAERIKNNEDLKVDEETQEVLENLKDRWYQADNPPADLLLTEEEFLSFLHPEHSRGMLQFMVKEIVRDLDQDGDKRLSLPEFISLPVGTVENQQAQDIDDNWVKDRKREFEELIDANHDGIVTPEELEEYMDPMNEYNALNEAKQMIAIADENQNQHLEPEEILKYSEFFTGSKLVDYARSVHEEF from the exons ATGTCTTGCCTGGTGATGGCGTCCCGGCTGGCTTCCCCCCGCAGCAGAGCTCTGTGCTGCCTCTGGCTTGTCCTGGCCTATGTGTCTGCACGACCTGCCAACCACTCGGCCGTCCGGGAGAGAGTGACCAACAGGGAGGAGAACGAGATCCTGCCCCCAGACCACCTGAATGGAGTGAAGATGGAGATGGATGGGCACCTCAATAAAGAATTTCACCAGGAAGTCTTCCTGGGCAAGGCCCGTGATGAGTTCGAAGAGGACTCAGAGCCACGAAGGAGCCGGAGGAAGCTGATGGTCATCTTCTCCAA GGTGGACGTGAATGCTGACCGCAAGATCAGCGCCAAGGAGATGCAGCGCTGGATCATGGAGAAGACGGCTGAGCACTTCCAGGAGGCCGTCCGCGAGAACAAGCTGCACTTCCGCGCTGTGGACCCCGACGGCGATG GCCGCGTGTCATGGGATGAGTACCAGCTGAAGTTCCTGGTAAGCAAAGGCCACAATGAGCGAGAAATTGCCGAGAGGATAAAGAACAACGAGGACCTAAAGGTGGACGAGGAGA CACAGGAAGTCCTGGAGAACCTCAAGGACCGCTGGTACCAGGCGGACAACCCCCCTGCGGACCTGCTGCTGACTGAGGAGGAGTTCCTGTCTTTCCTCCACCCGGAGCACAGCCGTGGCATGCTGCAGTTCATGGTCAAGGAGATTGTACGAGACCTTG ACCAGGATGGTGACAAGCGGCTCTCCCTGCCTGAGTTCATCTCCCTGCCTGTGGGCACTGTGGAGAACCAGCAGGCCCAGGACATCGATGACAACTGGGTCAAAGACAGGAAGCGAGAATTTGAGGAGCTGATAGATGCCAACCATGATGGGATTGTGACCCCAGAGGAGCTGGAG GAGTACATGGACCCCATGAACGAGTACAACGCCCTCAATGAGGCCAAGCAGATGATCGCCATTGCTGACGAGAACCAGAACCAGCACCTGGAGCCCGAGGAGATCCTCAAGTACAGCGAGTTCTTCACGGGCAGCAAGCTGGTGGACTACGCCCGCAGTGTGCACGAGGAGTTCTGA